A window of Terriglobia bacterium genomic DNA:
GAGTGCTTTGGGTAAGCTCAGCTATTCAGGAGTTACCAAAGCCCAGTCAAGCAGCGAGCCGGTCGCACCCGCTCTATTGAAAAGGAATCTCACTCATGTTGAAGCAGGTCTTATATGTCGCATTCGTGTATGGTGCCATGTCTGCCGCTTCTGGCGATTCGAAGCCGCCGCTGCAGACCGTGGGCAAAGTTGATCTTCAACGCTATGTCGGCAAATGGTATGAGATCGCTCGGTATCCCAACCGCTTCGAAAAGCGCTGCGTTTCCGATATCACAGCAACTTACACCGCACGGCCGGACGGCAAGATCACGGTGCTCAACACATGCCGGAAAGCTGACGGTCAGATGAAGTCATCGCGGGGCCTCGCCAAAAGCGTCGATCAGCGGACGAACGCCAAATTGAAAGTAACCTTCTTTTGGCCTTTATACGGCAAGTACTGGGTGATTGGACTGGATCCCGAATACCGGTATGCAGTGGTCAGCGAGCCGAGCCGCAAATACTTGTGGATTCTGAGTCGCACACCGAAGCTGGATCCCGAGCTTTACCAGAGGGCAGTGGACACGGTCCGGCAGCAAGGTCTCGATCCTTCTCGTCTGATTCGACCGCTGCAGGCTGAGAGGCCATAGGTCTCAGTTGACAATAATGATCCTCAATAGGTGAGGAACCGATGTCAGTTGGCAGGATTGAATCCTGCCACGCCGCATGCGCATACCGAGTTGCGGCGATGGACTCGAGTGATGGAATGTCATTGTGTGTCACACGACTGTTCCGAACAGCGCCCCGACGCCAGCGGTTACGGCCATCGCAATTGCACCCCAGAACGTGACGCGCGCTGCGCCTATCACGACCCCGGCACCGCCCACGCGCGCCGCCAACCCGCCCAGAATCGCCAGAAATACCAGTGAAGTTCCGGAGACGAGCGGGATCAGAGCACCAGACGGAGCGAAGACGGTGACCAGGAGAGGCATGGCTGCTCCAACCCCGAAGCTGCCGGCTGAAGTCAAGGCAGCTTGGATCGGACGTGCACGGAAAGTCTCGGAGATGCCAAGCTCGTCCTGGGCGTGCGCGCCTATCGCGTCATGGGCCATCAACTGCTCGGCAACCTGTTTCGCAAGCGCCGGGTCTAGCCCGCGAGCGACATAGATTGCCATCAGTTCCTTTTGTTCACCCTTACGGTCAGCTTTGAGTTCCTTCCGCTCAAGCTCAAGTTCGGCCTTCTCGGTGTCTGCCTGTGAATAGACGGACACATACTCGCCGGCGGCCATTGACATTGACCCAGCCACCAATCCGGCAACCCCTGCGACCAATACGCTACTGTGAGTCGCATGTGCGGCTGCGACACCGAGTACCAGGCTTGATGTCGAAAGGATACCGTCGTTCGCGCCCAGTACTGCCGCACGCAGCCAGCCGATGCGTCCCGTGCGATGTTGTTCAATGTTGCCTGAAGGCATACTCGAAGCGTCTCGCAAAAAGGATCAAGCAACAACAAAGTCAGGCGGGGGGATGCTTACCCGCGCCAACGAGAGTATCCCCATCCACCGCCACCGAGAACAAGCAGCACCAGGAGAACAATCAATATGGTTGTCATGTTGTACCTCACTTTCCATGAGGAAGTTAGCGGCCTTTGTAACGATCGCTCACGTCTTCATTCAATATCCTAGAAGTTGTGGAGACACCTGTCTGG
This region includes:
- a CDS encoding lipocalin family protein encodes the protein MLKQVLYVAFVYGAMSAASGDSKPPLQTVGKVDLQRYVGKWYEIARYPNRFEKRCVSDITATYTARPDGKITVLNTCRKADGQMKSSRGLAKSVDQRTNAKLKVTFFWPLYGKYWVIGLDPEYRYAVVSEPSRKYLWILSRTPKLDPELYQRAVDTVRQQGLDPSRLIRPLQAERP
- a CDS encoding VIT family protein; amino-acid sequence: MPSGNIEQHRTGRIGWLRAAVLGANDGILSTSSLVLGVAAAHATHSSVLVAGVAGLVAGSMSMAAGEYVSVYSQADTEKAELELERKELKADRKGEQKELMAIYVARGLDPALAKQVAEQLMAHDAIGAHAQDELGISETFRARPIQAALTSAGSFGVGAAMPLLVTVFAPSGALIPLVSGTSLVFLAILGGLAARVGGAGVVIGAARVTFWGAIAMAVTAGVGALFGTVV